The DNA window TTTAGAGTTACAATGAGGACAAGAACAATAATTAGATTTAAGTTCCTGTAATAAACAAAAAAAGCATTATAGATGCAATAGAAAGAACATTACAAAGAATATCAAATACATTTGGAAAAGGCTCTAAGGTAGATATAAAAGGAAATGAGGAAGATGGAGAAAACTAAATTAATCCTGGAACCAATTTCAAATGGAAAGGCAATTTTGTTAGAAGAGTATGTTTATGATATAAATGGGTACTTGATAAGAGTACCCAAATCTTTTATAACAGATGGGGCATCAGTGCCTCATTCTTTACAATGAGAGAACGTAATATTAAATTTATTCCTTTTCAAAATTACAATGTTGAACTTAATCTTAGTATACAAAGACATATCTGTAAAGATTGTAAAAAAACTTTTTCTCCTTCTACTAGTATTGCTAAAGATAATTCTAATATCTCTAATAACCTTAAATACACTATTGCGCAAGAACTTCAAGAAAATATTTCTCTTACTTTTATTGCTAAGAAGTACAATCTTTCTATTTCTTCAGTTCAAAGAATTATGGATGAGTGTTACTCTGATTTTAAGGTTAATAAAGACCATTTACCTGAAACTATATGTATTGATGAGTTTAAGTCAGTTAAAAATATTGATGGTGCTATGTCTTTTGTTTTTGCTGATTATCAAACTAAAAATATTATTGATATTGTTGAAGATAGAAGATTAAATTCCTTGACAGAATATTTTTCAAGATTTTCACTTGAAGCTAGGAGTAATGTAAAATATATCTGTACGGATATGTATTCTCCATATATTAGTTTAGTAAAATCTATTTTTCCTGAGTCTGAGATAGTATTAGATAAGTTTCATATTGTTAATCTAGTTAGTAGAGCTTTTAACCAAACTAGAATATCCATTATGAATTCTCTTAAAGATGGTTTATTAAAAAGAAAATTAAAACTATTTTGGAAATTACTCCAAAAATATTGTCCTGACCTTTGTCAAGAACCATATTATTGTCCAAGCTTTAAATACAAACTTAGTACTAAGCAAAAAGTGGACTATCTTCTAGAAAAAAGTACTGAATTAGATGTTAATTTTAATATATATCAAGATATTCTTCAAGCAATAAGACATAATAATTTTAAAAGATTTGAAAATATTGTAAAGAAAAATCTAGGTAAAAAGGAGAAAGTATCTAAACAAATGCTTACAGCTTTAAAGACTTTAAAAAAATATATGAAACACATTGAAAATATGTTTAAATCAAACATTACAAATGGGTTGATAGAAGGTTTAAACAATAAAATTAAGTCAATAAAGAGAACAGCATTTGGATATTCAAATTTTAGTAATTTTAAAAAGTGCATATTAATTCAAGCAGGAATTATATCAATTAGTGCTTAATTTTTTAATTCAATAAAGTGATTTAATTAAACAAAAAAGAGAATCTTTTAAGATTTTATTCTCAAAAAAATTCTCTTAGTTCTGTTAATTGTAAGTCTAAACTTTTTTATCAACATTATTTGACAAACAACCATCTAAATTAGATTGAATTTGGTGCAAACAAAGTGCAAACAAAAAAAGTATCAGAATACAAAAAAGCCCTCAACTTTTTTCAAGTTTGGGCTTTTTTGTAGAAATTAAACTATAATTAGATTTTAATTTTTTAACTACTCAATATACCATTAATTCAAAAATTAAGTGTAGAATAAATTGACTTAACTTGAATTAGGTGGTATCAAAATGGTAACAAAGCAAAATAAAATAACGAATGTTAGATAACATTAAATTATTTTATTTCATCCACTGCCTCTTTCAATTTTTGGATATTCTTATGCACATAGACATCAGAAGTAATTTTATAGTTAGAATGTCCTATCATTTTTATAATTGCATCTTTATCTGCAACATTATCTGATAGAAGTGTTGCAAATGTATGCCTAGTATCATGTAAACTATGATAAGACAATCCTAAATCTCTAAAAAGAATTCTAAAATGATTATCAAAAGAATCATAATCATACTCTAAACCATCATATCTTTGCCATAAAAACTTATCCTTACTAAAATACCTACCTCTAAAAAGTTCTATAATTTTATCTGCAATAGGGACTTTTCTAACTCCTGCTTTGCTCTTAGACTTTTCTACTTCAAAATAATAATCTTTTAGAAATATATCTTTTCTTTTAACTCTTAATAGTTCACTAATTCTCAAGCCTGTATAACATAAAATTAAGACCATATCTATTATTCTATATTTATCAGTTTCATGATTATTTAAGTTATCCCATAATATTTGAAGTTCTTCATAAGTAATAACTCTTTCTCTATCACTTGTCTTTTTACCTTTTTCAACAGTCTTAGTCTTTAAATACTTAGCATAATTCTTGCTACACATATCATTTAATATCGCAAAGTCAAATATCATGCTCCAGAAACTTTTTAAAACTCTTAAAGTGCTGTTAGTCAAATCTAAACTATAAAAAATATCTTGAAGTAAAATACCATTTATTTTATTTATTTCCATTTTATGCAGTTTTTTACTTCTTTTAAATTGTGTTTCATAATTTGTTAAAGTTCCATCATTCACATCCTTATTTTTTAACCATAAATTATAGACTTGTTCAAATGTAATACCTTTTTCTTTCTTTTTATGTATTTTTATATCAGTCTTTTCAAGCATATCAAGGTTATTTGTAAAATATGCTATTCTGTAGGTTTCTGCCTCTTTTTTAGTTTCAAATACTCCAAGAGGTAATCTTTCATATTTTCCAGTTTTTTCATTAAATTTTTTGTTATCTCTTAATAACCAGGGTTTTCTTCTTTTTCCTGAAAGTTTTGAAACAGTTCCCATTCCATTTGCTGCTCTCATAAAAAAATCACACTCCTTTCAATTTGCATAACAAAATTGAGTGTGATATAATTTATTCAGTACAATGATAAGAGTATCACACTCTTGCCCTCTTAAAGTGTTGGTAGCACTTAGGAGGGATTTTATTTTTATGGCAAAATTTAATAATTGATAGTTAATGTTACAGAGTATTCTTCTTCATCAGTTTCTAAATCTTCTCCGTCCCATAATTTATATTTTCCACCAGTAATTGAAAAATGCATTGATAATATTTTATTATCATCTATTAATTTTCCTACTTGTAAAGTTTTTTCCTTTGGAATATAACCTATTTTAGAAAAATCATTTAAAATTACTTTTATAGCATTTTTATCATATTCATTATCAGGTTCTTTTTCTAATCTAAAATAATCTTTATCCCATTTTTCATCTTCGGGAACTTCATAAATTTCAATATTTTCATATCTTTGTGTTTTAATTTCTTTAGTAGTTAAACCATCATATGCTTTCATACCCTCTTTAATTTCATTTTTTACAAAATCCTTAATAACTTTTTGTCTTGCTTCTACAAAAGTACCAGCTACTTCAAATTGCAAAGTTCCATGTTCTTCAACATTTCCTTTTTGAACTTCATTATTTTGAGGTTTAGCAGTAATATTATTTGCCCCAAATAATGAAAAAAAGAAAAAGAAAATAAAAGTAGCAACTAGCATAAATATTCCAAAAATAATAGAGTCAGAAAAGGCTACAATAGTTAATATTCCAGAAAAAACGGTCATTATTAAAAATAGATACCTTAATATTTTTTTTAACATATCCCCCTCCTAATTATACAAGTTTTAAATTCATCAACAGTCATAAACCCCATCTCCTTTTAAAATATTTTTATAGTGATTTTGGTAAATACAACCAAATATCTTTTCCAAATAAACTCATATATTCAAATTGACTATAAACATTATTAATTTTTTCATTGATTGAATTTTTGAATAATGTGATTAATTCATCATCTTCTTTAACTAAATAATACATCCAATTAGTGCTAAAATGCTTGGAACAGTATTCGGAAACTTCTTTACTCATATTGAAAAAGTATCTAAATAAATCAAGTAATTTTAAATTATTATTATTAATTTCTATATACATATATAAAGCTAAAGTTAAAGGTGAACTACAATGTCTTGCAAAGCAATTAGCTTCTTTTTCTTTTATTTCACTATATCTTTCTCCATCACAAAAAATATAATTATATTCTTCTTTTAAATGTTCTAAAAAGTAATGTCCTAGTTCATGAAAAATAGTCCATCTAATTACATAAGTTGAATCTTCTTCATTATAACAAAGAATATACTTCTTTTTTCCTTTCTTTTTTAAAAATCCTCTATTGCTTTCAAATTGACATTTGATTTCTTCAATTGGCATGCTAGGTTGCTTTTTTTGAAGTTCCTTAGCAAATTCAGTATAAGTTTTTAGTTCTATATTATTTATCTTTTTTATAATTTTAAAAGGATCTATTGGTAAAACTCCTTCACTATATTTTAATAAAACTTCATAAGCCTTTTTTTGTGCATAATTATATTGAATATAAGAATTTGTCCTAATCAATTTTATCACCTTGATTTAGTTAATCTTCTTCATCTTCAACATTTTCATCAAAGTAACTATCTATTAAAGCCTCAACTATTTTTCTTTTAGCTTCATCAAGTTTACTATATTTATCAAAAACTTTTTTATCTCTTGCAGCAGTTTTAACTTGATAATTAGTTTCTTCATTTTCCATAGGAACATCAAACCCCATTAACCAAGCAGGGCTAACATCAAGTGCCTTAGCTAAAGAGTAAAGAGCATTTTGTCTTGGAGAAATTTTATTTGACATATATTGACTTAATGCAGATTTTTTAATTCCACTCTTTTCAGCTAAGTCAACAGGTTTCATATTTCTTAAATCTAAAGCTTTCTTTATTCTGTCTGCACAATTCTCTTTCATATTTTTTAATGCTCCTTTCAATATTTTTATAAATTGATTATATAATAAAGTTTAATAAAAATCAACTATTTTTAAATAAAGTTAAAAAAAAATAAACTTTTTTATTGACAAAAATTTATTGCTATGTTATATTGTGTTTAGTTAAAATAAACTAAAAAATTAAAAAAGGTAGGTGAATCTATGTTTGATTATAGTAAATTAGAAGGAAAAATAACTGAAGTTTATAGAACACAGTATAAATTTGCAGAAGTCTTAGGAATATCAAAAGCTAGCATTTCTGCAAAACTAAATAATAAAACAGATTTTACTCAAAAAGAAATTTGTGATTCTCTTCGGTTATTAAAGATTCCAGAAAGTGAAGTATATTCATATTTTTTTAAAACAAAAGTTTAGTTTTAATAAACTTAAAAAAGGGGATGATATATGAAAAATAAGTAAAAAATAAAATAGTTAAGGAGGTGAAGAATATAGAAAAATGAAATTTTTAATAAAAAGTATAGTTATACCTTGTATTACTTCATTAATAACATTCTATTTAATAACAAAATTTATGGCTTAAAAAAGATTGTAAGTTTTTGTTAGCCAATAAGTCAATAATGTAGTAATAACCGAAACAATTATTGGGCAAAAAACATTTTGAAGAATTGATTTAAAAAATTCTTGTCTAATTGCTTTTCTTTTATTAATTGATTCACGGATATGATTTTGAATAAATGATTTACCTAAATCAGTTAAATAGTAAATATCAAGTTTTATTGAACTACTCATACCATGTTTATCTTCAACATGTTTATATAAGGATTCAATATAATTAGTATTTTCAATAGGAAATCTAAAACCATATTCTGAAGGTTTATATTCTTTTTCTTCTAAATAACTCATTCTAAAAGAAGTAGAAAATTTACTTTCAGGGAAAGCATTTAAAATTTTATCTTTGGGTACCTTGCCAAATTGATTAATAAATTTAAGAATTTCAATATCAATTTCTTTTAACATAAAATAAACACCACCTAATAATTTTAATTAAATTATAGCACAAAATAAGGAGGCTTATGAAAAAATCAAGAAAATATAAAAAATACATAAGAAAACAAATAAAAAAGGAATCTCAAACTCAAATTAAAGAGTTGGAACAAGAAATATCTAAAACAATAGGTACTAATCTTTTAAAAGCTCTTGATGAAATTTCTGAGGAGGCTAAAAAATGATAAAAAAAAGATACATAGATGGATTATTGGATGCACTTCAATATGAAGCTAATAAGTTATTTATAAAGCAAGGGGAGGTAGATATAACTTTTAAAAAAGAAACAGAAGAAAACAAAGATATTGAAAATTTAATAAAAAGAATAGAGTTAGATACACAGGTAGGTGATTATAGAGTAGTAATAAACTATGAACTTAAAATAGTAGAAATATTTAAAGGAAATAAACTAGCAATAATGACAAACTTTGGAAAGTATGGAGCAACTGGACTATGGACAATGGTTTTAGAAGAAATAGAAAAATTGAGAGGTGATAAATGAAAAATATAAAAGTAGGAACAAAAATGAAATACTGGAAAAATTTAACAGATAAAGAAAAAAAAGAAGTGTATGAAGAAGTTTGTAAATCTGAATTATACCAAGATGTTTTAAATGAAATAGGTAGTGGATGGTGTACTGAATTTTCTGAAACATTTATGATGTATAAAAATGCAGAAACAGAAAATGGTGAACTTATAACTGTTGAAAGATTTAAGGAAATTATACTAGATAAATTAAGAATGTATCTATAAAGGGGTGAATAAATGGGAATACATAGAAATGAATTTTTAAGATTAATAAAAATAATACCATTTCCTGATACTGTAAAACTAAAAGATGTAGTGGTAGTAATGGAAGCATATAAAAAAATGGAGGGCAATAATGAAAAATAAAAAATTAAAAAAAGTAACATTTTTTAACTATTTGAAATTTAAGATTAAATGGGCATTTAAGATTTTCTGGCTATGTCTTAACTATCCGTTTGATAAATTACTAGAATGGATGTGATATTGATGACAGCAAAAGAAAAAATTGAAATTAAATTAAATTTAGCACAAGAAAAGTTGAAAGAAGCTAATGATGAATATTATAAGTTGGGAAAAGAAAATAGACCACTTGCAGAAGGAGAAGCATATTCAAGAGTCAGATATTATCAAGGTGTTATAGAAACTTGCAAATTCACATTAGAACTTTTAAAAAAAGGTGATTAAATGGGAAATTATAAAATTAGTGTAGAAGAAGCCATTGCTTTATCTGGTGGAGAATTAAACAAAGATGATATTTATAGTTTAATTCAAGCTAATGAAGTTCCAGGTTGTATCTATATAAAAGATCAAGAAAAGGAAAGGGGGAAATATTTAATAATAAAACCACATTGGTTGAACTTTTTAGCAGGGAAAAGTTATAAAAAAATAAAAACATCTAATAGCACCAACCAAAGTTTATTAGATGTTTAAGTTAAAAGTAAGTAGTTAATCTACTTGCTTGAATTGTACCATAAAAGGAGATGACAATGCAAGAATATGAAAATTTTATTTTTAACAAATCCACTTCAATTATAAGTAGTGGGTTTGATATTAGTAAAAAAGAACTAAATAAAAATTTATATGAATTTCAAAAAGATATAGTTAGATGGGCATTAAAAAAAGGAAAAACAGCAATATTTGCAGATTGTGGTTTAGGTAAAACTATTATGCAACTTGAATGGGCTAATAAAGTATATGAACATACTGGAAAAAATGTTTTGATACTCGCTCCATTAGCTGTATCAACACAAACAAAAATGGAAGGCAAAACATTCGGTATTGATGTAAATATATGTGAAAGTCAATCAGATGTAGTTCCTGGAATAAATATAACTAATTATGAAAAATTGGATAAGTTTATAGCAAATGAATTTGGTGGAATAGTTTTAGATGAAAGTTCAATATTAAAGAGCTTCACTGGAAAAATAAGAAATCAAATAATTGAAAACTTTTCACATTGT is part of the Fusobacterium nucleatum genome and encodes:
- a CDS encoding site-specific integrase, producing MRAANGMGTVSKLSGKRRKPWLLRDNKKFNEKTGKYERLPLGVFETKKEAETYRIAYFTNNLDMLEKTDIKIHKKKEKGITFEQVYNLWLKNKDVNDGTLTNYETQFKRSKKLHKMEINKINGILLQDIFYSLDLTNSTLRVLKSFWSMIFDFAILNDMCSKNYAKYLKTKTVEKGKKTSDRERVITYEELQILWDNLNNHETDKYRIIDMVLILCYTGLRISELLRVKRKDIFLKDYYFEVEKSKSKAGVRKVPIADKIIELFRGRYFSKDKFLWQRYDGLEYDYDSFDNHFRILFRDLGLSYHSLHDTRHTFATLLSDNVADKDAIIKMIGHSNYKITSDVYVHKNIQKLKEAVDEIK
- a CDS encoding ImmA/IrrE family metallo-endopeptidase, translated to MIRTNSYIQYNYAQKKAYEVLLKYSEGVLPIDPFKIIKKINNIELKTYTEFAKELQKKQPSMPIEEIKCQFESNRGFLKKKGKKKYILCYNEEDSTYVIRWTIFHELGHYFLEHLKEEYNYIFCDGERYSEIKEKEANCFARHCSSPLTLALYMYIEINNNNLKLLDLFRYFFNMSKEVSEYCSKHFSTNWMYYLVKEDDELITLFKNSINEKINNVYSQFEYMSLFGKDIWLYLPKSL
- a CDS encoding helix-turn-helix domain-containing protein; amino-acid sequence: MKENCADRIKKALDLRNMKPVDLAEKSGIKKSALSQYMSNKISPRQNALYSLAKALDVSPAWLMGFDVPMENEETNYQVKTAARDKKVFDKYSKLDEAKRKIVEALIDSYFDENVEDEED
- a CDS encoding peptidylprolyl isomerase, whose amino-acid sequence is MGNYKISVEEAIALSGGELNKDDIYSLIQANEVPGCIYIKDQEKERGKYLIIKPHWLNFLAGKSYKKIKTSNSTNQSLLDV
- a CDS encoding HIRAN domain-containing protein — its product is MLKKILRYLFLIMTVFSGILTIVAFSDSIIFGIFMLVATFIFFFFFSLFGANNITAKPQNNEVQKGNVEEHGTLQFEVAGTFVEARQKVIKDFVKNEIKEGMKAYDGLTTKEIKTQRYENIEIYEVPEDEKWDKDYFRLEKEPDNEYDKNAIKVILNDFSKIGYIPKEKTLQVGKLIDDNKILSMHFSITGGKYKLWDGEDLETDEEEYSVTLTINY
- a CDS encoding DUF739 family protein, which produces MFDYSKLEGKITEVYRTQYKFAEVLGISKASISAKLNNKTDFTQKEICDSLRLLKIPESEVYSYFFKTKV